The Oryza glaberrima chromosome 9, OglaRS2, whole genome shotgun sequence genome includes a window with the following:
- the LOC127784703 gene encoding ankyrin repeat-containing protein NPR4-like, whose protein sequence is MELLVTPNCNGDTPLHSAATAGNLAVARKLIHLRKCTADGSAAAATAAMLRRENKTGETALPGAIRFGSVDMMRELLEEDPALVCVPRSGTGTSPLYLAVLLGHTKIVEEIHTKLLLKLPIAYPSVARMAKLPCMLLFSAEKNQRRMIYRLLLVYCDAPGGNLRHDHFLEQDIASRNEAEESKKIIESTQILGIGSVLVAAVAFAAAAITMPGGYRADDHHHGGAPTLAGEGYAFSAFVVANALAFVCSLLATLGLMYAGLESVDFTNRSRHFTVAVGLVRSSIRSLAIAFALGNYVVLAPVAPRTATAVCVFASSILAYGINTGLMPVIVLARTTVMSRKSVTKMWTIAGELVIGALKNLRSYVLIFALPLILKN, encoded by the exons ATGGAGCTCCTCGTCACGCCCAACTGCAACGGCGACACGCCGCTGcactccgccgccacggccggaAACCTGGCCGTGGCGAGGAAGCTCATCCACCTGAGAAAATGTACCGCCGATggatcagcggcggcggcgacggcggcgatgctgAGAAGAGAAAACAAGACCGGGGAGACGGCGTTGCCCGGGGCGATCCGCTTCGGCAGCGTCGACATGATGAGAGAGCTCTTGGAGGAGGATCCTGCGCTGGTCTGCGTCCCTCGCAGCGGCACCGGCACGTCGCCGTTGTACCTCGCCGTGCTGCTAGGGCACACAAAGATTGTAGAGGAGATACACACAAAGTTATTGCTAAAGCTCCCAATCGCATATCCTTCTGTGGCCCGGATGGCCAAACTGCCATGCATGCTGCTGTTCTCCGCGGAAAAG AATCAACGACGGATGATCTACCGATTGTTGTTAGTCTACTGCGATGCACCCGGTGGCAACCTCCGGCACGACCACTTTCTTGAGCAGGACATCGCCAGCCGAAACGAAGCCGAAGAATCCAAGAAAATCATCGAGTCAACCCAGATTCTGGGCATCGGCTCGGTGCTCGTCGCGGCCGTcgcgttcgcggcggcggccatcaccATGCCCGGCGGCTACCgcgccgacgaccaccaccacggAGGCGCGCCGACGCTCGCCGGCGAGGGGTACGCCTTCAGCGCGTTCGTTGTGGCCAACGCGCTGGCGTTCGTCTGCTCGCTGCTCGCCACGCTCGGTCTCATGTACGCCGGGTTGGAGTCCGTCGACTTCACCAACCGCTCCCGGCActtcaccgtcgccgtcgggcTGGTGCGGAGTTCCATCCGGAGCCTGGCCATCGCCTTCGCGCTGGGCAACTACGTCGTCCTGGCGCCGGTAGCtccgaggacggcgacggcggtgtgCGTGTTCGCGTCGAGCATCTTGGCGTACGGGATCAACACTGGACTGATGCCGGTGATAGTTCTTGCACGGACGACGGTGATGAGCAGGAAGTCCGTGACGAAGATGTGGACCATAGCGGGGGAGCTTGTTATTGGTGCCTTGAAAAATTTACGGTCCTACGTGTTGATCTTTGCCTTGCCTCTTATCCTCAAAAACTGA